A region of Faecalibacterium taiwanense DNA encodes the following proteins:
- the rpsM gene encoding 30S ribosomal protein S13 — translation MARIAGVDLPREKRVQVGLTYVYGIGQTTANKILEATGINPDTRVKDLTLEEEAKIRDYIDQANIIVEGDLRRNVALDIKRLVEIQSFRGTRHRKNLPCRGQRTKTNARTCKGPKRTVANKKK, via the coding sequence ATGGCACGTATTGCCGGCGTTGACCTGCCCCGCGAGAAGCGCGTTCAGGTGGGTCTCACCTACGTTTATGGTATCGGCCAGACCACTGCTAACAAGATCCTGGAAGCAACTGGCATCAACCCCGATACCCGCGTCAAGGACCTGACTCTGGAAGAAGAGGCTAAGATCCGTGACTACATCGATCAGGCTAACATCATCGTTGAAGGCGACCTGCGCCGCAACGTTGCTCTGGACATCAAGCGCCTGGTTGAGATCCAGTCCTTCCGTGGCACCCGCCATCGCAAGAATCTGCCCTGCCGCGGCCAGCGTACCAAGACCAATGCACGTACCTGCAAGGGTCCCAAGCGCACTGTCGCTAACAAGAAGAAGTAA
- a CDS encoding InlB B-repeat-containing protein, with translation MRKKSTRLLSAALAACMMLSVLPVGAFAAEPGAAEPENGVSAQEETEPYHLNGGETVNDTFVAAHGDVYELSGPYTKSITVYTTKNVTLNIVGNVDVNMGSALLNVKDARDLKINAGQYDVVANVKNTDAAAFMNLNASNATVVVQNGRYLDGEQRLSFFTVVAGTLELNDVYIAAKKTTFPILNGSVVHINGGELTAEGYYIVYNAPWPWAGIEKAGTVIIDGAKIKNGFVGSKNGSVEIKNSTLKNDDGYCVSIEGGTITLDNVNVSARGEESHNSRVLDLCGKLYDDTAQEIRITNGGTYEALASGMTVVFGGGLNADVTLDNITIKNGKYGVHCLVDKKHELVIKNVTFEGNDTDIYLSSGEDSEEFGNPYVTIDPTFTSEAKIEVRNPYEGRRITTYTNGKAYQKNLKLTSANSGYVIGYKNDYRGEYRYLTRGYYVDSEKAVATAEINGELNQLDSTKLIAKDTEVTLKAADTAPEGKEFKGWKLYKVVNGTETEITDKTELANLLKNGTETTATLTMPAYNVKAEPYYSDIPYNITAVDCTVDMPKASMGDTVTATRRALKANERFIGWTVKVNGVKQHTDDFLTPDANDPAKVRFTMPAENVEIKANFEGNPTLNIGDHVTANIDGSDASVPSGSTVPVGETVHLTAIAPDGQHFTGWTVKVGGEEQKADTFLTTPNANDPTKVTFTMPSENVEVTANFASNPTLNPTLRVGDHVTATIEGSDASVPSGSTVPVPKNKIVHLTATAPGQHFISWTVKVNGVEQDPTFLKPDADDPTKVTFIMPDANVEVTATFADDPIGPDGPDPVGPSDTGNIQGAISAVVVGAAAGAIIYEAGTGIYRVINMPGIPMPSNRIELAELLWEHAGKPEPVSTALYSDIDEGDTDAQKAARWAVEQDLMKDDADNNKFNPYFPVSKLRTCLTWNAAKEKGLFDKTEE, from the coding sequence ATGAGAAAAAAGAGTACGAGACTTCTCAGTGCAGCGCTTGCGGCGTGCATGATGCTGTCGGTTCTGCCAGTGGGCGCGTTTGCGGCGGAGCCGGGGGCAGCAGAACCGGAAAATGGCGTAAGTGCGCAGGAAGAGACGGAACCCTACCACTTGAATGGCGGGGAGACTGTTAATGATACATTTGTAGCAGCGCATGGCGATGTGTATGAACTGAGCGGACCCTATACAAAGAGTATCACGGTCTATACGACAAAAAATGTTACGCTGAACATTGTTGGTAATGTGGATGTCAATATGGGGTCTGCACTGCTGAATGTGAAGGATGCCCGCGATTTGAAGATCAATGCAGGGCAGTATGATGTCGTTGCAAATGTGAAAAATACAGATGCCGCCGCTTTTATGAATTTGAATGCCTCGAATGCAACGGTGGTTGTTCAGAACGGACGTTATCTGGATGGTGAACAACGTCTATCTTTTTTTACCGTTGTCGCGGGAACACTTGAACTGAATGACGTGTATATTGCCGCGAAAAAAACGACTTTCCCGATTTTGAATGGCAGTGTAGTTCATATCAATGGCGGTGAATTAACTGCAGAAGGGTATTACATAGTATACAATGCACCATGGCCTTGGGCTGGAATTGAAAAGGCAGGAACTGTTATTATAGACGGTGCAAAAATAAAAAATGGATTCGTCGGTAGTAAAAACGGAAGTGTTGAAATTAAGAACAGTACTTTGAAAAATGATGACGGATATTGTGTTTCAATTGAGGGAGGAACGATTACCCTTGACAATGTAAACGTATCCGCGAGGGGTGAAGAAAGTCACAACAGCAGAGTTTTGGATTTATGTGGAAAACTTTATGATGATACGGCGCAAGAGATACGGATCACAAACGGAGGAACTTATGAAGCACTTGCGAGCGGAATGACTGTGGTTTTTGGCGGAGGTCTGAATGCAGATGTTACGCTGGATAATATTACGATTAAAAACGGTAAATACGGTGTTCACTGTCTGGTAGATAAGAAACACGAACTGGTCATAAAGAATGTGACCTTTGAGGGCAACGATACAGATATATATTTGTCTAGTGGGGAAGATAGTGAGGAGTTTGGAAATCCGTATGTAACGATTGACCCTACCTTTACGAGCGAGGCAAAAATTGAGGTGCGAAATCCCTATGAAGGCAGACGAATCACGACATACACGAATGGAAAGGCATACCAGAAAAACCTGAAGCTGACCAGTGCGAACTCGGGCTATGTTATCGGTTACAAAAATGATTATAGAGGAGAGTATCGTTACCTGACCCGTGGCTATTATGTGGATTCTGAGAAGGCTGTAGCCACCGCAGAAATAAACGGCGAGCTGAATCAGCTGGACAGTACAAAGCTGATTGCAAAAGATACGGAAGTAACGCTGAAAGCAGCGGATACAGCACCTGAGGGCAAGGAGTTCAAAGGCTGGAAACTGTATAAAGTCGTAAATGGTACTGAGACTGAAATCACGGACAAAACAGAACTTGCCAATCTGTTGAAGAATGGCACCGAAACCACTGCGACCCTGACCATGCCCGCTTATAATGTTAAGGCGGAACCGTATTATAGCGATATTCCGTATAATATCACGGCTGTAGACTGCACTGTGGATATGCCCAAAGCTTCTATGGGCGATACTGTAACAGCAACGCGCAGGGCGCTGAAAGCCAACGAGCGCTTTATCGGCTGGACGGTGAAGGTGAATGGTGTTAAGCAACACACGGACGACTTCCTGACCCCGGACGCGAACGACCCCGCCAAAGTGAGATTTACCATGCCGGCTGAGAACGTGGAAATAAAGGCAAACTTTGAGGGGAATCCCACGCTGAACATCGGCGATCATGTGACTGCGAACATTGACGGCAGCGATGCGTCCGTACCGAGCGGCAGCACTGTGCCGGTGGGTGAAACCGTGCACCTGACAGCCATTGCGCCGGATGGACAGCACTTCACCGGCTGGACGGTGAAGGTAGGCGGTGAGGAACAGAAAGCAGACACCTTCCTGACGACCCCGAACGCAAACGACCCCACCAAGGTGACCTTTACGATGCCGAGTGAGAATGTGGAAGTGACGGCAAACTTTGCGAGCAACCCCACTCTGAACCCCACTCTGAGGGTCGGCGACCATGTGACGGCGACCATTGAAGGCAGCGATGCGTCCGTACCGAGCGGCAGCACTGTGCCCGTGCCAAAGAATAAAATTGTGCACCTGACAGCCACTGCACCGGGACAGCACTTCATCAGCTGGACGGTGAAGGTGAATGGTGTTGAGCAAGACCCGACCTTCCTGAAGCCGGACGCGGACGACCCCACCAAGGTGACCTTTATCATGCCGGATGCTAATGTAGAGGTGACGGCAACCTTCGCGGATGACCCCATTGGCCCGGATGGCCCCGACCCGGTTGGACCCAGCGATACCGGCAACATTCAGGGCGCGATCTCTGCTGTGGTCGTGGGTGCTGCCGCAGGTGCTATTATCTATGAAGCCGGCACCGGCATCTACCGCGTCATCAATATGCCCGGCATCCCCATGCCCTCCAACCGTATCGAGCTGGCCGAGCTGCTGTGGGAGCACGCCGGCAAGCCGGAGCCTGTAAGCACCGCCCTCTACAGCGACATCGACGAGGGCGATACCGATGCACAAAAGGCCGCCCGCTGGGCAGTGGAGCAGGATCTGATGAAGGACGATGCGGACAACAATAAATTCAACCCGTACTTCCCCGTCAGCAAGCTGCGCACCTGCCTGACCTGGAACGCCGCAAAAGAAAAAGGCTTGTTTGACAAGACCGAAGAATAA
- the rpsK gene encoding 30S ribosomal protein S11, which produces MASANNAKKGANVRMKRKERKNIAAGQAHIQSTFNNTVVTITDLQGNAVSWCSSGSLNFRGSRKSTPFAAQSAAETAAKVAIEHGMKTVEVYVKGPGAGRESAIRALQATGLEVTLIKDVTPIPHNGCRPPKRRRV; this is translated from the coding sequence ATGGCAAGTGCAAATAATGCCAAGAAGGGCGCTAATGTCCGCATGAAGCGCAAAGAGCGCAAGAACATTGCTGCTGGTCAGGCTCATATCCAGTCTACCTTCAACAATACTGTTGTCACCATCACCGACCTGCAGGGTAATGCAGTGTCCTGGTGCTCCTCCGGCTCCCTGAACTTCCGCGGCAGCCGTAAGAGCACTCCGTTCGCAGCCCAGTCTGCTGCTGAGACCGCAGCCAAGGTTGCTATCGAGCATGGCATGAAGACCGTTGAGGTCTACGTCAAGGGCCCCGGCGCTGGCCGTGAGTCCGCTATTCGTGCGCTGCAGGCTACCGGCCTGGAAGTCACCCTGATCAAGGACGTGACTCCCATCCCCCACAATGGCTGCCGTCCCCCGAAGCGCCGTCGTGTCTGA
- the rpmJ gene encoding 50S ribosomal protein L36 encodes MKVKPSVKPICEKCKVIRRKGRVMVICQNPKHKQRQG; translated from the coding sequence ATGAAGGTCAAGCCTTCCGTGAAACCCATCTGCGAAAAGTGCAAGGTCATCCGCCGCAAAGGCCGCGTGATGGTCATCTGCCAGAACCCCAAGCATAAGCAGCGCCAGGGCTAA
- the rplQ gene encoding 50S ribosomal protein L17 translates to MPGTRKLGRTSDSRNAMMRAMVTYLLENGKIETTVTRAKDVRSMAEKMISLGKASDLHTKRQVYAYITKEDVAKKLFDEISPKYADRNGGYTRIIKIGARRGDAAEMAVLELV, encoded by the coding sequence ATGCCCGGTACCAGAAAGCTCGGTAGAACCAGCGACAGCCGCAACGCTATGATGCGCGCTATGGTTACCTACCTGTTAGAGAATGGCAAGATTGAGACCACTGTCACTCGCGCTAAGGACGTTCGTTCCATGGCCGAGAAGATGATCAGCCTTGGCAAGGCAAGCGACCTGCACACCAAGCGTCAGGTTTATGCCTACATCACCAAGGAAGATGTTGCAAAGAAGCTGTTTGATGAGATCAGCCCCAAGTACGCTGACCGCAACGGCGGCTACACCCGCATCATCAAGATCGGCGCTCGCCGCGGCGACGCTGCTGAGATGGCAGTTCTGGAGCTCGTCTGA
- the rpsD gene encoding 30S ribosomal protein S4, which yields MAKNTQPIAKRCKALGISPAVMGYAKKNTTRNSNGNMRKKQSEYASQLKEKQKVKFIYGVLEKQFHNAYLRAEARPGKTGENLLQIMECRLDNVVFRLGFAQTRRDARQLVSHAHFTVNGKKVNIPSYQVKAGDVIEVRESSRSSAKFAKLTGPEAPVVALPAWLNRETGSLKGVVAKLPERSDIDYEVAEHLIVELYSK from the coding sequence ATGGCAAAGAATACGCAGCCTATCGCAAAGCGTTGCAAGGCCCTGGGCATTTCTCCTGCGGTCATGGGCTATGCAAAGAAGAATACCACCCGCAACTCCAATGGCAACATGCGCAAGAAGCAGTCTGAGTACGCATCTCAGCTGAAGGAGAAGCAGAAGGTCAAGTTTATCTACGGCGTTCTGGAAAAGCAGTTCCACAATGCTTACCTGCGTGCTGAGGCCCGCCCCGGCAAGACTGGTGAGAACCTGCTGCAGATCATGGAGTGCCGTCTGGACAACGTCGTGTTCCGTCTGGGCTTTGCTCAGACCCGCCGCGACGCTCGTCAGCTGGTGTCCCACGCTCACTTCACCGTCAACGGCAAGAAGGTCAACATTCCTTCTTATCAGGTGAAGGCTGGCGACGTGATCGAAGTGCGCGAGTCCAGCCGCAGCTCTGCAAAGTTTGCAAAGCTGACCGGCCCCGAGGCTCCCGTTGTTGCTCTGCCCGCATGGCTGAACCGTGAGACCGGTTCTCTGAAGGGTGTTGTCGCAAAGCTGCCCGAGCGCAGCGATATCGACTACGAAGTCGCAGAGCACCTCATCGTCGAGCTGTACTCCAAGTAA
- the secY gene encoding preprotein translocase subunit SecY, whose product MFQTFRNAWKIPELKNRLLFTLAILVVYRLGCAIPVPFVSGSALTQMFANGDMLSYLNMMSGGALARCTLFALGVTPYINASIIVQLLTVAIPALENLAKEADGQQKLQQINRYAGAVVALIMSIGYYFVIRNMGALKYVSGGAGIFAAIVIIATFVAGAQLITWCGEQIDDKGIGNGVSLIIFASIVSNWSSLYTSVKGLLTQAASGKPQYYFFLPLLIVLALVAVVFVVVMTNAERRITIQYAKRVVGRKQMGGQNSYLPLKLNMSGVMPIIFASALVSIPGTIGSFLQIDQQAHPVWYAFFHTFNYTSWLYVVIYLLLILAFNYFYVAIQYNPVEIANNLRRNNGSIPGFRPGKPTSDFITRTLNKITLIGAIFLAAVAVLPIILGNLTGMSIQLGGTSLLIVVGVALDTTRSLDSFMTMRNHKGFLG is encoded by the coding sequence GTGTTCCAGACATTCCGTAACGCATGGAAGATCCCCGAGCTTAAAAATCGTCTCCTGTTCACGCTGGCGATCCTCGTGGTGTACCGTCTGGGCTGTGCCATCCCCGTTCCGTTCGTTTCCGGCTCTGCGCTGACGCAGATGTTCGCAAACGGCGACATGCTCTCCTATCTGAACATGATGAGCGGTGGTGCTCTGGCCCGTTGCACGCTCTTCGCGTTAGGTGTGACACCCTATATCAACGCCTCCATTATTGTGCAGCTGCTCACCGTGGCAATTCCCGCGCTGGAAAATCTGGCAAAGGAAGCCGACGGCCAGCAGAAGCTGCAGCAGATCAACCGGTACGCAGGTGCTGTGGTCGCTCTGATCATGAGCATCGGCTACTACTTCGTGATCCGCAATATGGGCGCACTGAAGTACGTTTCCGGCGGTGCCGGCATCTTTGCCGCCATCGTCATCATCGCAACCTTTGTGGCTGGCGCACAGCTGATCACATGGTGCGGTGAGCAGATCGATGACAAGGGCATCGGCAACGGTGTCTCGCTCATCATCTTTGCTTCGATCGTCTCCAACTGGTCTTCGCTGTACACCTCTGTCAAGGGTCTGCTGACTCAGGCAGCGTCCGGCAAGCCCCAGTACTACTTCTTCCTGCCGCTGCTGATCGTGCTGGCACTGGTGGCTGTGGTCTTCGTGGTCGTCATGACCAACGCAGAGCGCCGCATCACCATTCAGTACGCAAAGCGCGTGGTAGGCCGCAAGCAGATGGGCGGTCAGAACAGCTATCTGCCCCTGAAGCTGAACATGAGCGGCGTTATGCCCATCATCTTCGCTTCGGCTCTGGTGTCCATCCCGGGCACCATCGGCAGCTTCCTGCAGATCGACCAGCAGGCACACCCGGTGTGGTATGCATTCTTCCACACCTTCAACTACACCTCTTGGCTGTACGTTGTGATCTACCTGCTGCTGATTCTGGCATTCAACTACTTCTATGTGGCCATCCAGTACAACCCCGTTGAGATCGCCAACAATCTGCGCCGCAACAACGGCTCGATCCCCGGCTTCCGTCCCGGCAAGCCGACCAGCGATTTCATCACCCGCACCCTGAACAAGATCACCCTCATCGGTGCCATCTTCCTGGCTGCGGTGGCTGTGCTGCCGATCATTCTGGGCAACCTGACCGGTATGAGCATCCAGCTGGGCGGTACCAGCCTGCTGATCGTGGTTGGTGTGGCACTTGATACCACCCGCAGCCTCGACAGCTTCATGACGATGCGCAACCACAAGGGCTTCCTTGGTTGA
- the map gene encoding type I methionyl aminopeptidase gives MIQIKNAKELDGMRKANALSAAALKYGGEHIEAGMTTWELDKLIYDFIVKHGGTPNFKGLYGFPGTACISLNDTIIHGIPSHDIVIRPGDIVSIDTGAKIDGFNGDNACTYAVGKVDLEAQRLLDVTKAALYKGIEQAVAGNRIGDIGYAVQSYCEDAGFSVVREFVGHGTGRELHEDPEVPNYGHQGRGPRLVPGMTIAIEPMICQYDCKITQSKDGWTVKTKDGGLAAHFEHSNAILKDHTEIMTRFWDDPDFDPEKFSLK, from the coding sequence GTGATTCAGATCAAAAATGCGAAAGAGCTGGACGGCATGCGCAAGGCAAATGCCCTGAGCGCAGCTGCCCTGAAGTACGGCGGTGAGCATATCGAAGCAGGTATGACCACATGGGAATTGGATAAGCTGATCTACGACTTCATCGTGAAGCACGGCGGCACCCCCAATTTCAAGGGTCTGTATGGTTTTCCGGGCACGGCCTGCATCAGCCTGAACGATACCATCATCCATGGTATCCCTTCGCATGACATCGTCATTCGTCCCGGTGATATCGTCAGCATCGACACCGGCGCAAAAATCGATGGCTTCAACGGCGACAATGCCTGCACCTATGCGGTGGGCAAGGTCGATCTGGAAGCACAGCGCCTGCTGGATGTGACCAAGGCTGCTCTGTATAAGGGCATCGAGCAGGCTGTGGCCGGCAACCGCATCGGCGACATTGGCTATGCCGTGCAGAGCTACTGCGAGGATGCCGGTTTCTCGGTCGTCCGCGAGTTCGTGGGCCACGGCACCGGCCGTGAGCTGCACGAGGACCCGGAAGTGCCCAACTACGGCCATCAGGGCCGCGGCCCGCGCCTTGTGCCCGGCATGACCATTGCCATTGAGCCCATGATCTGCCAGTACGACTGCAAGATCACCCAGTCCAAGGACGGCTGGACCGTCAAGACCAAAGACGGTGGTCTGGCTGCGCACTTTGAGCACTCCAATGCGATCCTGAAGGATCACACTGAGATCATGACCCGCTTCTGGGATGACCCGGATTTTGACCCGGAAAAGTTCAGCCTGAAGTAA
- a CDS encoding DNA-directed RNA polymerase subunit alpha: protein MMEIERPKIETASLSPDGRYGKFVAEPLERGFGITLGNSLRRVLLSSLPGVAVTSVKIDGVVHEFSTIEGVKEDVTEIVLNLKGIAAKLYTDGPKTVRVEAVGPCEVTADNIKQGDDIEILNPEWHIATLGEGGKLVMELTFDKGRGYVPAERNKQAIIEKNDINTLPVDSIYTPVLKVNYNVESTRVGQAIDYDKLTIEVWTDGTINAQEAVSLAARVLTEHLNLFVNLSDEAAGAEIMVEKTNDDKEKALEMTIEELDLSVRSFNCLKRAGINTVEDLVSKSEDEMMKVRNLGRKSLEEVMAKLDSLGFKLNTDDDN from the coding sequence ATGATGGAGATTGAACGTCCCAAAATCGAAACGGCAAGCCTGTCCCCGGACGGCCGCTACGGCAAATTCGTGGCAGAACCGCTGGAGCGTGGCTTTGGCATCACACTGGGCAATAGCCTGCGTCGTGTGCTTCTTTCCTCTCTGCCCGGTGTCGCCGTGACCAGCGTCAAGATTGATGGCGTGGTTCACGAGTTCTCCACCATTGAGGGCGTCAAGGAAGACGTTACCGAAATTGTCCTGAACCTGAAGGGTATTGCTGCAAAGCTGTACACCGATGGTCCGAAGACAGTGCGTGTTGAGGCAGTCGGCCCCTGTGAGGTCACCGCTGACAACATCAAGCAGGGCGACGACATCGAAATTCTGAACCCTGAGTGGCACATCGCAACCCTGGGCGAGGGCGGCAAGCTCGTCATGGAGCTGACCTTCGATAAGGGCCGCGGCTATGTGCCCGCAGAGCGCAACAAACAGGCTATCATCGAGAAGAACGATATCAACACTCTTCCCGTTGACAGCATTTACACCCCTGTGCTCAAGGTGAACTACAACGTCGAGAGCACCCGTGTTGGCCAGGCGATCGATTATGACAAGCTGACCATTGAGGTTTGGACCGATGGCACGATCAATGCGCAGGAAGCCGTTTCTCTGGCTGCCCGTGTGCTGACCGAGCACCTGAACCTGTTCGTCAACCTGTCCGATGAGGCAGCCGGCGCTGAGATCATGGTGGAGAAGACCAACGACGACAAGGAAAAGGCTTTGGAAATGACCATTGAAGAGCTGGATCTGAGCGTGCGTTCCTTCAACTGCCTGAAGCGCGCAGGCATCAACACGGTGGAAGATCTGGTCAGCAAGAGCGAGGACGAGATGATGAAGGTCCGCAACCTCGGTCGCAAGAGCCTGGAAGAGGTCATGGCAAAGCTGGATTCTCTGGGCTTCAAGCTGAACACGGATGACGATAACTAA
- a CDS encoding adenylate kinase yields the protein MNLILLGAPGAGKGTQAEIICAKLNIPSISTGNILRAAVKEGTEMGLKAKSFMDAGALVPDEVIIGILKERLAQPDCANGFILDGVPRTIAQAEAIETMGIRIDKVLELQVEDNVIVDRMSGRRVCEKCGASYHIVNKKSKVEGVCDLCGGKTVIRKDDQPATVLDRLKAYHEQTEPLVEFYRTRGKLAEIKFCPSIEETTAEVMKALEA from the coding sequence ATGAATCTGATCCTGTTGGGCGCACCTGGTGCTGGTAAGGGCACTCAGGCCGAGATCATCTGCGCCAAGCTGAACATCCCCTCCATCAGCACCGGCAACATTCTGCGCGCTGCTGTCAAGGAAGGCACCGAGATGGGCCTGAAGGCAAAGAGCTTTATGGACGCTGGCGCTCTGGTGCCCGATGAGGTCATCATCGGCATCCTGAAAGAGCGTCTGGCTCAGCCGGACTGCGCAAACGGCTTTATCCTGGACGGTGTGCCCCGCACCATCGCTCAGGCCGAGGCCATCGAGACCATGGGTATCCGCATCGACAAGGTGCTGGAGCTGCAGGTCGAGGACAATGTGATCGTTGACCGCATGAGCGGCCGCCGCGTCTGCGAGAAGTGCGGCGCAAGCTACCACATCGTCAACAAGAAGAGCAAGGTCGAGGGTGTGTGCGACCTGTGCGGCGGCAAGACCGTCATCCGCAAGGACGACCAGCCTGCCACCGTGCTGGATCGTCTGAAAGCATATCATGAGCAGACCGAGCCGCTGGTGGAGTTCTACCGTACCCGCGGCAAGCTGGCAGAGATCAAGTTCTGCCCCTCCATCGAGGAGACCACGGCTGAAGTCATGAAAGCTTTGGAGGCATAA
- the infA gene encoding translation initiation factor IF-1, producing MSKEDVIEIEGIVREAMPNAIFKVEMLSEDKNTGKLTPSGHILLAHISGKLRTNFIRILPGDKVTVEMSPYDLSKGRITWRSK from the coding sequence TTGTCTAAGGAAGACGTTATCGAGATCGAAGGCATTGTGCGTGAAGCCATGCCCAACGCCATCTTTAAGGTGGAAATGTTGAGCGAGGATAAGAACACCGGGAAGCTCACTCCCAGCGGTCACATCCTCTTAGCGCACATCTCCGGCAAGCTGCGGACCAATTTCATCCGTATCCTGCCCGGGGACAAGGTTACCGTGGAAATGTCGCCCTATGATCTTTCTAAGGGCCGCATCACCTGGCGCTCCAAATAA